One segment of Clostridium ljungdahlii DSM 13528 DNA contains the following:
- a CDS encoding sensor histidine kinase, producing the protein MKKSGYKVIFNLYFKFFIAFLILISIFLGIGLYLLNVNISSENSYANWSSWPAYFTSNFYKKISFDKGKPKLTDSVVGELKKYKLSFQIADKNGDVTLEYNEPKSAPKHYSPIDIVQLYKNGDSAGKHTIFVGSVNNCGQKWTYIMGFPVKISKITLYMNYNKVLKIKFVILALFILLILIAAVYGIWMNRTLLNITSGIRRLASNDYIPMKEKGTYKDIKCSLNILDSKLKASEDERKKNQTLREEWIANISHDLKTPLSPIKGYAEILSDPKYDVTSQDAKKYGKTILRNAENLESIVENLNFTYQLKNGMLPINRENENLVRLLKEVIISILNNPKYEKRNIIFNCVKDIIDFNFDNILFKRAFTNLIYNSVIHNSPDTEIRVSIKKEDKIYINIEDNGKGMSEEEVKKLFERYYRGTSSSVSVKGSGLGMAIAKQIIEAHGGKINVKSKLNVGTSIEIEFEI; encoded by the coding sequence ATGAAAAAGTCAGGATACAAGGTAATATTTAATTTATATTTTAAATTTTTTATTGCCTTTCTAATTTTAATTTCAATTTTTTTAGGAATAGGGCTTTATCTATTAAATGTTAATATAAGCAGTGAGAATAGTTATGCTAACTGGAGCAGCTGGCCTGCATATTTTACATCTAATTTTTATAAAAAAATTAGTTTTGATAAAGGTAAACCAAAGCTCACAGATTCAGTAGTAGGTGAATTAAAAAAGTACAAGCTTTCTTTTCAAATTGCTGATAAAAATGGAGATGTAACTTTAGAATATAATGAGCCTAAAAGTGCCCCAAAACATTATTCTCCAATAGATATTGTTCAGTTATATAAAAATGGAGATAGTGCAGGAAAACATACTATATTTGTCGGAAGTGTCAATAACTGTGGACAAAAGTGGACGTATATCATGGGGTTTCCTGTGAAAATATCAAAAATAACCTTATATATGAATTATAACAAAGTTTTAAAGATAAAGTTTGTTATATTGGCATTATTTATATTACTTATACTTATTGCTGCAGTTTATGGTATATGGATGAATCGTACATTATTAAATATAACATCAGGCATAAGAAGACTTGCTTCAAATGATTATATTCCTATGAAGGAAAAAGGAACGTATAAGGATATAAAATGCAGCCTTAATATTTTAGATAGTAAACTTAAAGCCAGCGAAGATGAAAGAAAAAAGAATCAAACTTTAAGGGAGGAATGGATAGCCAATATTTCACATGATTTAAAAACTCCACTATCGCCAATAAAAGGTTATGCGGAAATATTGAGTGATCCTAAGTATGATGTTACATCTCAGGATGCAAAAAAGTATGGAAAAACAATACTTAGAAATGCAGAAAATTTAGAGAGCATAGTTGAAAATTTGAATTTTACCTATCAATTGAAAAATGGAATGCTTCCTATAAATCGTGAAAATGAAAATTTAGTGCGTTTGCTCAAGGAAGTAATTATAAGTATATTGAATAATCCTAAATATGAAAAAAGAAACATTATTTTTAACTGTGTAAAAGATATTATAGATTTTAATTTTGACAATATACTTTTTAAGAGAGCTTTCACTAATTTGATTTATAATTCAGTAATTCACAATAGTCCCGATACTGAAATAAGAGTTTCTATAAAAAAGGAAGATAAAATATATATAAATATTGAGGATAATGGAAAGGGTATGTCAGAAGAGGAAGTGAAAAAGCTTTTTGAAAGATACTATAGGGGGACTAGTAGTTCAGTAAGTGTTAAAGGTTCAGGCCTTGGAATGGCAATTGCAAAGCAAATAATAGAAGCACATGGTGGAAAAATTAATGTAAAAAGTAAGTTGAATGTTGGTACAAGCATAGAAATTGAGTTTGAGATATAA
- a CDS encoding response regulator transcription factor, protein MDLVSNTDKKILLIDDEEDITDLIEDILLKEGFKNIKKAHCGLDGVKICQSERTDIVVLDIMLPDIDGIEVCKRIRQFSYCPILFLSAKNSDVDKIVGLSMGGDDYITKPFSPREIAFRIKAQLRRQQYDGIKEVKSSENENIIIGSITIDKLHSQVYKDGSEVKLTAKEYKLLLYLAENSNKIVNKERLCEVVWGDDYFGYDNTISVHIRHLREKLEKNPSKPEIIVTVIGLGYKLVKRNE, encoded by the coding sequence GTGGATTTAGTAAGTAATACAGATAAAAAAATATTACTTATAGATGATGAAGAAGATATAACGGATTTAATAGAGGATATTTTATTAAAGGAAGGATTTAAGAATATCAAAAAAGCTCATTGTGGTTTGGATGGTGTGAAAATATGCCAGAGTGAAAGGACTGATATAGTAGTACTTGATATAATGCTTCCAGATATTGATGGAATAGAGGTATGTAAAAGGATAAGACAATTTTCTTACTGTCCAATTTTATTTTTATCTGCAAAAAATAGTGATGTTGATAAAATTGTTGGACTGAGTATGGGAGGGGATGACTACATTACCAAACCCTTTAGTCCAAGAGAAATTGCCTTTCGCATTAAGGCACAGCTTAGAAGACAGCAGTATGACGGTATAAAGGAAGTTAAAAGTAGTGAAAATGAGAATATAATCATTGGCAGCATTACTATTGATAAGTTGCACAGTCAGGTATATAAGGATGGTTCAGAAGTAAAACTTACAGCAAAGGAATATAAGCTTCTTTTATATCTGGCAGAAAACTCAAATAAAATAGTCAATAAGGAAAGATTATGTGAGGTAGTATGGGGAGATGATTATTTTGGATATGATAATACAATCTCCGTTCATATAAGACATTTAAGAGAAAAGCTTGAGAAAAATCCTTCTAAACCGGAAATTATAGTTACTGTAATAGGACTTGGATACAAACTTGTAAAGAGGAATGAATAG
- a CDS encoding FtsX-like permease family protein, with the protein MTLFNLGINNVKHNFKNYVSYFISTVTSVFILMIFYSIYYNHEIQLFSSSKVKVGAIFKAAAFVVIIFSAIFIGYANSFFIKNKKKEVAIYSLLGMKKKEIGTLMFFENIFLGILALIVGVPLGAFTSRFFLKILNVCMKSNKPIQYTFDIRAIVMTIFVFMIIFLLNSIKAYGIIYKFRLIELIHAAKEGEKKPKFSRVLALLSLIMVIGGYIGVLKMNLESGGAQMLYKGLLIMMLVVAGTYILFNNFIIYIFKLFEKNKKAYYKGENLIGVSQIIYRIKGNSNLLATIAVVSAVAITALCFTFSLNLTLNKVAPSGCPFSIMYQSGSQELNKKVEAVINNHKEIKTTYKTDIVMINGSGLTQKYKGPFEKDLKAPFDMFVMSASEYKDIVNNSGFNDGTDIVDRAKNIKINKENQCFFIEVSNSAEARGRLAGDELNATIGRKAYKLDISDSSKKCVLGVKFEKTTIVVPDTFFNKLLNDNRNNTTVIRAYNFDNALKSGSVVTETSQMMPKDKTFSSYYDMYTEVHTLYGSYVFIGAFLGILFVVSTGSIMYYKQLTEAYEDKNRYSVLSKIGLTKKETLRIISKQLGFIFLMPLLFGILHSIFPLVAYMKYLCGFSITQMEWMGMTMGVYVVIYLCFYLLSVKSYMKIITKNTVY; encoded by the coding sequence GTGACACTATTTAATCTTGGAATAAACAATGTAAAACACAACTTTAAAAATTATGTTTCTTATTTTATAAGTACGGTAACTTCAGTTTTTATCCTCATGATATTTTATTCCATATACTATAATCACGAAATACAATTATTTAGCTCAAGCAAGGTTAAGGTTGGTGCTATTTTTAAAGCTGCAGCTTTTGTAGTTATAATATTTTCAGCCATTTTCATAGGCTATGCTAACAGCTTTTTTATAAAAAATAAAAAGAAAGAAGTTGCTATATATTCACTACTTGGTATGAAGAAGAAAGAAATAGGCACACTGATGTTCTTTGAAAATATCTTTCTAGGAATATTAGCCTTAATTGTTGGTGTACCCTTAGGAGCATTTACCTCCAGGTTCTTCTTAAAAATACTTAATGTATGTATGAAATCAAACAAGCCAATACAATATACCTTTGATATTAGAGCTATAGTAATGACGATTTTTGTTTTTATGATTATATTTTTGTTAAACTCCATAAAAGCTTACGGAATAATATATAAGTTTAGGCTTATAGAGCTTATACATGCGGCTAAGGAAGGAGAGAAGAAACCTAAATTTTCTAGAGTTTTAGCATTATTATCATTAATAATGGTTATTGGCGGATATATTGGTGTATTAAAAATGAATTTGGAGTCTGGTGGAGCCCAGATGTTATACAAAGGTCTCCTTATAATGATGCTTGTTGTTGCAGGAACTTATATATTGTTCAACAATTTCATAATTTATATCTTTAAGCTATTTGAGAAAAATAAAAAAGCTTATTATAAAGGAGAAAATTTAATAGGAGTATCTCAAATAATCTACAGAATTAAAGGAAATTCTAATCTTCTGGCAACCATAGCTGTTGTATCTGCTGTTGCCATCACAGCATTATGTTTTACTTTCAGTCTTAATTTGACACTTAATAAAGTTGCACCAAGTGGATGTCCGTTTTCAATAATGTACCAAAGCGGCAGCCAGGAATTAAATAAAAAAGTTGAAGCTGTTATTAATAATCATAAAGAAATTAAAACAACTTATAAGACAGATATTGTAATGATAAATGGAAGTGGGCTTACACAAAAATATAAGGGCCCTTTTGAGAAAGATTTAAAGGCTCCTTTTGATATGTTTGTAATGTCTGCATCTGAATACAAGGATATTGTAAATAATTCAGGTTTTAATGATGGTACAGATATTGTGGATAGAGCTAAGAATATTAAAATTAATAAAGAAAATCAATGTTTTTTCATTGAAGTAAGTAATTCAGCTGAAGCAAGAGGGAGACTAGCAGGTGATGAGCTTAATGCAACTATTGGGAGGAAAGCTTATAAACTTGATATCTCCGACTCAAGTAAGAAATGTGTTTTAGGAGTTAAATTTGAAAAAACAACTATAGTAGTACCAGATACATTTTTTAATAAGCTTTTAAATGATAATAGAAATAATACAACTGTTATAAGAGCATATAATTTTGATAATGCATTAAAAAGTGGAAGTGTTGTTACAGAGACTTCTCAAATGATGCCAAAGGACAAAACTTTTTCTTCTTACTATGATATGTATACCGAGGTTCATACTTTGTATGGAAGCTATGTGTTTATAGGTGCATTCCTAGGTATTCTCTTTGTTGTTTCCACTGGAAGTATAATGTATTATAAACAGTTAACAGAAGCTTATGAAGATAAGAATAGGTATTCTGTACTTTCAAAAATAGGTTTAACCAAAAAAGAAACTTTAAGAATTATATCAAAACAACTGGGATTTATTTTTTTAATGCCGCTTTTATTTGGTATTCTTCATAGTATATTTCCACTTGTGGCCTATATGAAATATCTCTGCGGCTTTTCAATAACACAGATGGAATGGATGGGTATGACAATGGGAGTATATGTAGTAATTTATTTATGTTTTTATCTTCTTTCTGTTAAATCCTATATGAAAATCATAACAAAAAATACTGTATACTAA
- a CDS encoding ABC transporter ATP-binding protein, whose translation MNIMEVRDVKKVYGSKHGGSKSNALNGVSFSVQKGEFLGIMGPSGAGKSTLLNVISTIDTPTSGTIELNGKSFLNLNEDELSMFRRKQLGFIFQDYNLLDTLTLKENIILPLSLSKVDVASMEEKLKKISGILNIEDILGKYPYEVSGGQKQRAAAARAIITDPEIVFADEPTGALDSKSSTELLNNLSLLNKENGATIVMVTHDAFAASYCERIIFIKDGVLDTEIEKTGSRKDFYNKILSTLAKVGGAESDTI comes from the coding sequence ATGAATATAATGGAAGTTAGAGATGTAAAAAAGGTGTATGGTTCAAAACATGGTGGAAGTAAATCAAATGCACTAAATGGAGTGAGCTTTTCTGTTCAAAAGGGTGAATTTCTTGGAATTATGGGACCTTCAGGAGCAGGTAAATCCACATTATTAAATGTAATATCAACCATTGATACTCCAACATCAGGCACAATTGAACTTAATGGCAAAAGTTTTTTAAATCTTAATGAAGATGAATTATCAATGTTTAGAAGAAAACAGCTTGGATTTATTTTTCAAGACTACAATCTTCTTGATACTTTAACCTTAAAAGAAAATATTATTTTACCACTTTCCTTATCTAAGGTAGATGTGGCATCCATGGAAGAAAAATTAAAAAAAATTAGCGGCATCTTGAATATTGAAGACATATTAGGAAAATATCCTTATGAAGTTTCAGGAGGTCAAAAGCAAAGGGCGGCAGCTGCAAGAGCTATAATAACTGATCCAGAAATAGTATTTGCAGATGAGCCTACAGGAGCACTGGATTCAAAATCTTCAACAGAACTTTTAAACAATCTTTCTTTATTAAATAAGGAAAATGGAGCCACAATTGTTATGGTAACTCATGATGCATTTGCAGCAAGCTACTGTGAAAGAATTATATTTATAAAGGATGGAGTACTTGATACTGAGATTGAGAAAACAGGCAGTAGAAAAGATTTCTATAATAAAATACTAAGCACTCTTGCTAAAGTAGGGGGTGCTGAAAGTGACACTATTTAA
- a CDS encoding UvrD-helicase domain-containing protein, producing the protein MEKIISEDKWFPADGIVLEENALSAIKEKNNVLVVAGPGAGKTELLAQKACYLLQTNKCNNPRRILAISFKKDAAENLKERVEKRCGKEQAERFDSMTYDAFAKQLLDHFYRGLPKEYRPCKNYAVNDDKSIEFSFKKSGFVNNSGKNISKFKKYFYDQLSSVTLPLEKSKSTNITERAWKLLLNGNGVDVKSCLTFQMISRLAEYMIRTNKYIKNALRCTYSYVFLDEFQDTTEIQYCLVKTCFMNSNCNMTAVGDNKQRIMLWAGALKNIFNDFCSDFSAVEKLLLMNHRSAPKLVQLQKMMYESLRDDTKEIICSEKWNKNDGEIYLYEFNDYHDEAKVVAMSIEKKYKSGFMLNDTCILTKQKPEKYTKDLIEELKKRGIRARIENDYQDLIKEPVTKLIINVLSLIFDNKRPDSWKYLVDYLSIAYKEQIDSDYDFLIEKESKLSHILKGYREDLSSCDDIKLFEDVVNGILNFCDIGTLKSIYPQYMQEDCFKYTVEKLITLLWNEYEEVGKNWSKTLESFKGLHSVPIMTIHKSKGLEYDSVYFIGLEDSAFWNFKKQPMEDRCAFFVALSRAKSYICFTFSKNRNVGFNNVQRHRNINEFYDLLENSKIAKVVRK; encoded by the coding sequence ATGGAGAAAATAATTTCTGAGGATAAGTGGTTTCCAGCTGATGGTATAGTATTAGAAGAAAATGCCTTAAGTGCAATAAAAGAAAAAAATAATGTATTAGTTGTGGCAGGCCCAGGTGCTGGAAAAACAGAATTACTAGCCCAGAAGGCTTGCTATCTTCTTCAAACAAATAAATGCAATAATCCAAGGAGAATTCTTGCAATAAGCTTTAAAAAAGATGCAGCAGAAAATTTAAAAGAGAGAGTAGAAAAACGTTGTGGAAAAGAGCAGGCGGAAAGATTTGATTCTATGACGTATGATGCTTTTGCAAAACAATTACTTGATCATTTCTATAGAGGATTACCGAAAGAATATAGACCATGTAAAAATTATGCTGTGAATGATGATAAAAGTATTGAGTTTTCATTTAAAAAATCTGGTTTTGTAAATAATAGTGGCAAGAATATTTCTAAATTCAAGAAATATTTTTATGATCAGCTTTCGAGTGTGACATTGCCATTAGAAAAAAGTAAGTCTACAAATATAACGGAAAGAGCATGGAAATTATTATTAAATGGTAATGGAGTAGATGTTAAATCCTGTCTTACATTTCAAATGATTTCTAGGTTAGCAGAATATATGATAAGAACAAATAAGTATATAAAAAATGCTTTAAGGTGTACTTATTCTTATGTGTTTTTAGATGAGTTTCAAGATACTACTGAGATACAATATTGTTTGGTGAAAACTTGTTTTATGAATTCAAACTGCAATATGACTGCTGTTGGTGACAATAAACAGAGAATAATGTTATGGGCTGGAGCTTTAAAAAATATATTTAATGATTTTTGTTCTGATTTTTCTGCAGTAGAAAAATTATTGTTAATGAACCATAGATCAGCACCTAAACTTGTTCAATTGCAAAAAATGATGTATGAATCATTAAGGGATGATACTAAAGAAATAATTTGCTCTGAAAAATGGAATAAGAATGATGGTGAAATATATCTTTATGAGTTTAATGATTATCACGATGAAGCAAAAGTAGTAGCAATGAGTATTGAAAAAAAATATAAGTCGGGTTTCATGTTAAATGATACTTGTATTTTAACAAAACAAAAACCAGAAAAATATACTAAAGATTTGATAGAAGAATTAAAAAAAAGAGGAATTAGAGCAAGGATAGAAAATGATTATCAAGATTTAATTAAAGAGCCTGTAACAAAACTTATTATTAATGTACTAAGTTTAATTTTTGATAATAAAAGACCAGATAGTTGGAAATATCTTGTAGATTACTTAAGTATTGCTTATAAAGAGCAAATAGATAGTGACTATGATTTCTTAATTGAGAAAGAGAGTAAATTGAGCCATATTTTGAAAGGTTATCGGGAAGATTTAAGTAGTTGTGATGATATAAAGTTATTTGAAGATGTTGTAAATGGCATTTTAAACTTTTGTGATATAGGTACATTAAAATCAATTTATCCTCAATATATGCAAGAAGACTGCTTTAAATATACAGTTGAGAAACTAATAACGTTATTGTGGAATGAATATGAAGAAGTAGGTAAAAATTGGAGTAAAACTTTGGAGAGCTTTAAAGGATTGCATTCTGTACCGATAATGACTATTCATAAGAGTAAAGGTTTAGAATATGATTCGGTATATTTTATAGGATTAGAAGATAGTGCATTTTGGAATTTCAAAAAGCAGCCAATGGAGGATAGGTGTGCATTTTTTGTGGCTTTATCAAGAGCTAAAAGTTATATTTGCTTTACTTTTAGCAAAAATAGAAATGTTGGTTTTAATAATGTACAAAGGCATAGAAATATTAATGAATTTTATGATTTGTTAGAAAACTCAAAAATCGCAAAAGTAGTAAGGAAGTAA
- a CDS encoding ATP-dependent nuclease, giving the protein MNLKKLRLCRFRCFGDDEQEIYFNNLTTLIGNNSCGKTTVLQALLKLFSYNSNERNLIRSDFFLPKGVKPDEMQKQDLYIEAVFDFPELDDKNIENKDSIPIFFRHFIVEEPSGKPYLRIRLEASWEKGNNVDGSIESRISYIVCPEEDQIKEEDRKIANRHELDKIRMIYVPAVRDPSKQLRNVSGTMMYQIMKSINWKDDTKESVDKKIEELNEEFEKETGISILKDSIRTQWKNYDSDYRYSNADMRFNNVDMDSMLKGSEVVFSPTVTGRKYCIDEMGDGLRSLFYISLVNSMLEVESVIRKEMNLKSEKRSFNITPPVLTLVAVEEPENHIAPHLIGKLKNKLNDIAEKEDAQTIITSHSPAIVKRIDPEDIRYLRMYPDDLSTKVKIIHFPLEEKYEDRYKYIKEAVQAYPEIYFARLVVLGEGDSEEIVIPKLLELSNGNVDSSGISIVPLGGRFVNHFWRLLKDLDIPFVTLLDLDQERYGGAWGRIKYVLQQLIEVGENRKKLLKCKDGILSKDDFEGMINWTVEKDDKCMLSWIELLENYDVFFSAPLDIDFMMLECFGDTYKSILENNEGPYIKGKEDGKGKISYIEENEIDSAEYKERVEHDVHCTLKENGGDGQSYSKKQKMLMVWYNYFFLNRGKPSTHYLALSKIDDKELMDNAPDVLKRMIKRIEEKLNPTI; this is encoded by the coding sequence ATGAATTTGAAAAAATTGAGATTGTGTAGATTTCGTTGTTTTGGTGATGATGAACAGGAAATTTACTTTAATAACTTAACTACGTTAATTGGCAATAATAGCTGCGGAAAAACAACAGTATTACAGGCTTTATTAAAATTATTTTCATATAATTCTAATGAACGAAATTTAATAAGAAGTGATTTTTTCTTACCAAAAGGTGTAAAGCCTGATGAAATGCAAAAACAAGATTTATATATCGAAGCAGTATTTGATTTTCCTGAATTAGATGATAAAAATATAGAAAATAAGGATTCTATTCCAATATTTTTTAGACATTTTATAGTTGAAGAGCCTAGTGGAAAGCCTTATTTACGAATAAGATTAGAAGCTTCGTGGGAAAAAGGAAACAATGTAGACGGCTCTATTGAAAGCAGGATAAGTTATATTGTATGTCCTGAAGAGGATCAAATTAAGGAAGAAGATAGAAAAATTGCAAATCGCCATGAACTGGATAAAATAAGGATGATTTATGTTCCAGCAGTTAGAGATCCATCGAAACAGCTTAGAAATGTGTCTGGTACTATGATGTATCAAATTATGAAGAGCATTAATTGGAAAGATGATACCAAAGAATCTGTTGATAAAAAAATAGAAGAATTGAATGAAGAATTTGAGAAAGAAACAGGAATTTCCATTTTAAAAGATTCAATTCGTACTCAATGGAAGAATTACGATTCGGATTATAGGTATTCAAATGCTGATATGAGATTTAATAATGTTGATATGGATTCCATGCTTAAAGGATCAGAAGTTGTTTTTTCACCTACAGTTACAGGAAGAAAATATTGTATTGATGAAATGGGTGATGGATTACGTTCTTTGTTTTATATATCATTGGTCAATAGTATGTTAGAAGTAGAAAGTGTAATTCGTAAGGAAATGAATTTGAAGAGCGAAAAACGTTCTTTTAATATTACACCTCCTGTACTCACGTTAGTTGCTGTGGAGGAACCAGAAAATCATATTGCACCGCATTTAATAGGAAAATTAAAAAATAAACTTAATGATATTGCAGAAAAAGAAGATGCCCAAACAATTATAACGTCACATTCTCCAGCAATTGTAAAGAGGATAGATCCTGAGGATATTAGATATCTTAGAATGTATCCTGATGATTTATCAACTAAGGTGAAAATAATACATTTTCCCTTAGAAGAAAAATATGAGGACAGATATAAATACATAAAAGAAGCAGTACAAGCTTATCCTGAAATTTATTTCGCAAGATTAGTTGTATTAGGAGAAGGAGATAGTGAAGAGATAGTGATACCAAAACTATTGGAATTAAGTAATGGAAATGTTGACAGTAGTGGAATATCAATTGTTCCATTAGGGGGACGTTTTGTTAATCATTTTTGGAGACTACTCAAAGATTTGGATATACCGTTTGTTACTTTACTTGATTTAGATCAAGAAAGATATGGTGGTGCCTGGGGAAGAATTAAGTATGTACTTCAGCAATTAATTGAAGTTGGCGAAAATAGAAAGAAATTATTAAAATGTAAAGATGGTATTTTATCAAAAGATGATTTTGAAGGTATGATTAATTGGACAGTTGAAAAAGATGATAAGTGTATGTTAAGTTGGATTGAACTTTTGGAGAATTATGATGTATTTTTCTCAGCTCCATTAGATATAGACTTTATGATGCTTGAATGTTTTGGTGATACTTATAAATCTATATTAGAAAATAATGAGGGACCTTATATAAAGGGTAAAGAGGATGGAAAAGGGAAAATTAGTTATATTGAAGAAAATGAAATTGATAGTGCTGAGTATAAAGAAAGAGTAGAACATGATGTACATTGTACCCTAAAGGAAAATGGTGGTGATGGACAATCTTATTCTAAAAAACAAAAAATGCTTATGGTATGGTACAATTATTTTTTCTTGAATAGAGGGAAACCAAGTACACATTATTTAGCCTTATCAAAAATAGATGATAAAGAACTAATGGATAATGCTCCAGATGTCTTAAAACGCATGATAAAAAGAATAGAAGAAAAATTAAATCCTACCATATAG
- a CDS encoding alpha/beta hydrolase — MKGTIQNLNINEHHCSLYLPPNYNILDVNYPVVYMNGDNNTEEIINSIESHFDVDCSGFILISIESKNWNHDFSPWPAPTLAKNREAFSGGAYEYLNNLTKVIKPFIDTHYRTKTEPENTVLIGYSLGGLATLYSLYLFGIFGKVGSLSGSLWYDGWIEFMSSNSPINTAAKVYLSLGKSEERSRNQRMARVGDCTQKTFSILSKQLISTENIIMEWNNGGHFTEISKRFSKALLWLMRI; from the coding sequence ATGAAAGGAACTATACAAAATTTAAATATCAACGAGCATCATTGTTCACTATACCTTCCACCTAACTATAATATACTTGATGTTAATTATCCTGTTGTATACATGAATGGAGATAATAATACGGAAGAAATAATAAATTCTATAGAATCTCATTTTGATGTAGACTGCAGTGGTTTTATACTTATAAGTATTGAATCAAAAAACTGGAATCATGATTTTTCTCCATGGCCTGCACCTACTTTAGCAAAAAACAGAGAAGCCTTTAGTGGAGGTGCATATGAATATCTAAATAACCTTACTAAGGTTATCAAGCCTTTTATAGATACACATTACAGGACAAAAACTGAACCTGAAAACACTGTACTAATTGGATATTCCCTAGGTGGACTTGCGACTTTATACAGCCTTTACCTATTTGGAATCTTTGGAAAAGTAGGAAGCTTGTCTGGTTCATTATGGTATGATGGGTGGATTGAATTCATGAGTTCCAATTCTCCTATAAATACTGCTGCAAAAGTATACCTTTCTCTTGGCAAAAGTGAAGAACGCAGTAGAAATCAACGTATGGCTAGAGTTGGAGATTGTACTCAAAAGACATTTTCTATATTGTCAAAACAGCTTATATCTACAGAAAACATAATAATGGAATGGAATAATGGTGGCCATTTTACTGAAATTTCTAAAAGATTTAGTAAAGCACTGTTATGGCTTATGCGTATATAA
- a CDS encoding PucR family transcriptional regulator, whose translation MNKTSNISHYDIKLNEVKEVLYNSLLNNYGIKEILKLAHNYLKNAITICNSTYSIIENYPKSEYIELLDDKNGTLYLPLTNLKTMQKEKLMEKIFEAKSAFFFESKYYNYHMIFCPIRIRKSVVGYICVRDTNRNFTDLDIAIVDILSGILSLEMQKCDFYYGTYEAQSEYLLSDLIEKTIDNPEYFKERFNQLGHPLLSNFWFLIISSTDKKDYNSSKASYLQNQLHVIFPADLVAYYNRHLTVLISKNSNEPFSQLEKFKLNSFLHFNYFIGSLSYCCTNLLNLRQYYHQAYNLLNTPSVVEKASKSNQSIIYYENEVTDSLLLHCIDRHFLFAAIHPDILFLLEHDKKFNSELFLTLRTYLEQNRNSVKTSKALHIHKSTFFYRLNKITELLHLSLNNYERLYNYELSLHILDYLNLTDTNK comes from the coding sequence ATGAATAAAACATCAAATATATCTCATTATGATATTAAACTTAATGAGGTAAAAGAAGTGCTTTATAATTCGCTTCTAAACAATTATGGTATAAAAGAAATATTGAAATTAGCTCATAATTATTTAAAAAATGCTATTACCATTTGTAATTCCACTTATTCCATAATAGAAAACTATCCTAAAAGTGAATATATAGAATTGCTTGATGATAAAAATGGGACCCTCTACTTGCCATTAACTAATTTAAAAACCATGCAAAAAGAAAAACTTATGGAGAAAATTTTTGAAGCAAAAAGTGCATTTTTCTTTGAATCTAAATATTATAATTACCACATGATTTTCTGTCCAATACGTATTCGTAAATCAGTGGTTGGCTATATCTGTGTACGTGACACAAATAGAAATTTTACTGATTTGGATATTGCAATCGTAGATATTTTATCAGGTATTTTATCCCTAGAGATGCAGAAATGTGATTTTTATTATGGAACCTATGAAGCTCAATCTGAATATCTCTTAAGTGATTTAATAGAGAAGACAATTGATAACCCTGAATACTTCAAGGAGCGCTTTAATCAATTAGGACATCCTCTTTTATCTAACTTCTGGTTCTTAATAATTTCAAGTACTGATAAAAAGGATTACAATTCTTCTAAAGCAAGCTATCTGCAAAATCAATTGCATGTTATTTTTCCAGCAGATTTAGTAGCCTACTATAATAGGCATTTAACTGTACTTATTAGCAAAAATTCAAATGAACCCTTTAGTCAATTAGAAAAATTTAAGCTCAACAGTTTTCTTCATTTCAATTATTTTATTGGCTCCTTAAGTTATTGCTGTACTAACCTTTTAAATCTTCGCCAATACTATCATCAAGCATATAATCTTTTAAATACTCCATCTGTAGTAGAAAAAGCTTCTAAGTCCAATCAATCTATTATATATTATGAAAATGAAGTAACAGACTCCCTTCTGCTGCATTGTATTGATAGACACTTTTTATTTGCTGCAATTCATCCAGATATTCTTTTTTTACTTGAACATGATAAAAAATTCAACAGTGAACTGTTTTTAACTTTGCGTACATATTTGGAGCAAAATCGCAATTCAGTGAAAACTTCAAAAGCACTTCATATTCATAAAAGTACATTTTTTTATCGTCTAAATAAAATCACAGAATTGCTTCATTTGTCACTAAATAATTATGAAAGATTATATAATTATGAACTTTCTCTTCATATTCTTGATTACTTAAATTTAACAGATACAAATAAATAA